The Nonlabens sp. Hel1_33_55 genome contains the following window.
CTACTCCTCAAATACCACTTTGGATGAATTTGTTTATCAAAACCAAAATTCTGTTGATATGGAGCAGAATATTGAAGGCATTGTAGGTAGTGATTATGCTCTTACTATGACTCCCATAGCAGGAACAGATATAAAATATCAATGGTATAGAGCTAACCGATTTTCTCCAAGTGTAACAAAAAATCCAGTAGATGGAGCTACTAGCTCTGTCCTTACATTTTCGAATATACAATTAGTTGATTTTGATTCTTATGTATGCTGGGCAACTAGTCAAATTATAACAGATTTAATTATAAAACGACCTCGAGTTGACATATCTGCAGAGGTCAGTCAAGTAGAGAGAGAGGCCTTGATGGTGCTTTATAATGCGCTTGATGGTGACAATTGGAATGATAATACTAACTGGGGAACAGAAGAACCAGTAAAAGAATGGTCACATGTTTTCACAGCTGGAAATCGCGTAATCGGTTTAGATTTTTTTGGTTCTGGAGGCATGACAGGACAGATTCCTACAGAGATCCAAAATCTAACCAATTTAGAATATTTAGGTATAGGAATTGAACCAGGAGTTTCTGGGACACTTCCAGAAAGTATTGGGAATCTAACCAACTTAAAAAGATTACGTCTTCAAGGTACATCTAATTCAGGGTCATTGCCTGCCACAATTGGTAATCTTGTAAATTTAGAAGAGCTGCGGTTGATAGGTAATAATTTCAGTGGAGATTTACCTACAACTTTTAATAATCTTGTAAGCTTGAAAAATTTCTATGTTATTGGAAGTGAATTTGTATTCGCTGGTAATTCCAACCTTTTTACTGGCTCATTACCTGATTTTGCTAATTCTCCAGATTTAAATTTGATTCAGGTATCAGGTAATGATTTTACTGGAGAGCTGCCAGATTACAGTGGTTTAGCAAATATGAATACTTTGGTAATTGATAATAATTTGTACACGTTTGATGATCTCGCCAAAAACCAGGAGAATAACTTAACTATTAATAACTATTTCTTCTCACCACAGCGAAACAATAGTACAGAAGAAAGTATTGTAATCACACCAGGGCAAAGTGTAACATTTGATGCAAATTCTAACAGTACTGAAGGGAAAACGTTCTGGGAAGTTTTGGCGACAAATCAATATCAATGGTTTAAAGATGAGACCGAAATAGAGGGAGCGACCTCATCGACGTATTCGATTGCAGATCCACAAACATCAGACAGTGGTGTTTATTACTGTGAAATCACTAATACTGATGTGCTAGATCTAATAGTAAGGCGAGCTAACATTACATT
Protein-coding sequences here:
- a CDS encoding T9SS type A sorting domain-containing protein, with the translated sequence MNKKLHILLLSILCYWASSAQVPVNDLIENAIIVPNENFTDSNVRLDLATNTGVGGSNCGVEAFARVYYKFTAATDNSIDIRVLNSTGQVASSSFAIAYNAPDLNQTDESQLTVLPNNCAFSGMRSINVISGQSYYVQVHRAGAESQESSIQFEIPEDGSQIDRTALIEFYNENGGSSWTNNFNWLSNLPLGSWQGVTVKDGRVTQLNLQSSNVEGNSLSMLLDLDAIESISLQNNMISGLVPDFASLTNLATINLNGNFISFADLEANYSSNTTLDEFVYQNQNSVDMEQNIEGIVGSDYALTMTPIAGTDIKYQWYRANRFSPSVTKNPVDGATSSVLTFSNIQLVDFDSYVCWATSQIITDLIIKRPRVDISAEVSQVEREALMVLYNALDGDNWNDNTNWGTEEPVKEWSHVFTAGNRVIGLDFFGSGGMTGQIPTEIQNLTNLEYLGIGIEPGVSGTLPESIGNLTNLKRLRLQGTSNSGSLPATIGNLVNLEELRLIGNNFSGDLPTTFNNLVSLKNFYVIGSEFVFAGNSNLFTGSLPDFANSPDLNLIQVSGNDFTGELPDYSGLANMNTLVIDNNLYTFDDLAKNQENNLTINNYFFSPQRNNSTEESIVITPGQSVTFDANSNSTEGKTFWEVLATNQYQWFKDETEIEGATSSTYSIADPQTSDSGVYYCEITNTDVLDLIVRRANITLNVDNTASNETVQLSNFRLYPNPATDWINISADNLQNSRSEIYDLSGRLVREFDLLSNTTNLNIEDLNSGIYLLKITTANGKTATKRFIKK